A region from the Pseudomonas cucumis genome encodes:
- a CDS encoding Lrp/AsnC family transcriptional regulator, translating into MTDDIDQVLISALMEDSRRSLKALAQISGLSSPSVAERLRRLEERGVLKGYTVEIDPKCFGYQLQAIVRIRPLPGQLQEVERQIQAIPEFTECDKVTGDDCFIARLHVRSMEQLDTLLDRLNSHAETSTAIVKKTPVKRRLPPMA; encoded by the coding sequence ATGACCGATGACATCGACCAAGTGCTGATCAGCGCGTTGATGGAAGACTCACGCCGCTCGCTCAAGGCCCTGGCACAGATCAGCGGCCTGTCCTCGCCCAGTGTCGCCGAGCGCCTGCGCCGCCTCGAAGAACGTGGCGTGCTCAAGGGATATACCGTCGAGATCGACCCCAAATGCTTCGGCTATCAACTCCAGGCCATCGTCCGCATTCGCCCGTTGCCGGGCCAGTTGCAGGAAGTGGAGCGACAGATTCAAGCCATCCCCGAATTCACCGAGTGCGACAAAGTCACCGGCGACGACTGTTTCATCGCCCGCCTGCATGTGCGCTCGATGGAACAATTGGACACTCTCCTCGACCGCCTCAACAGCCACGCCGAAACCAGCACCGCCATCGTCAAGAAGACCCCGGTCAAACGCCGGCTGCCCCCGATGGCGTGA
- the lexA gene encoding transcriptional repressor LexA, with translation MYSMTTLTPRRTAILTFIRDRIAEHGQPPSLAEISEAFGFASRSVARKHVLALTEAGFIEVNPHQARGIRLLNQLPRPELLDVPVLGRVAAGAPIGADAEVHSRLLLDPSIFSRLPDYMLRVQGDSMIEDGILDGDLVGVRRNPEAVNGQIVVARLDGEVTIKRFERVGDSVRLLPRNPAYKPIIVRADQDLAIEGVFCGLVRQG, from the coding sequence ATGTACTCCATGACGACTTTAACTCCCCGCCGTACCGCCATCCTGACCTTCATCCGCGATCGAATCGCCGAACACGGTCAGCCCCCGAGCCTCGCTGAAATCAGCGAGGCCTTTGGCTTCGCCTCCCGTAGCGTGGCGCGCAAGCATGTGCTGGCGCTGACCGAAGCCGGTTTTATCGAGGTCAATCCGCATCAGGCGCGAGGTATCCGGCTGCTGAATCAACTGCCGCGGCCCGAACTGCTGGATGTTCCGGTTCTCGGTCGAGTGGCGGCCGGTGCGCCGATCGGTGCTGATGCCGAGGTCCACAGCCGTTTGCTGCTTGATCCGTCGATCTTCTCGCGGCTACCGGATTACATGCTGCGGGTGCAGGGCGATTCGATGATCGAGGACGGCATTCTCGACGGCGATCTGGTGGGCGTGCGGCGCAATCCCGAAGCGGTCAATGGCCAGATCGTCGTGGCGCGGCTCGACGGCGAAGTCACCATCAAGCGTTTTGAACGGGTTGGCGATTCTGTCCGCCTGTTACCGCGCAATCCGGCCTATAAACCGATCATTGTTCGAGCCGATCAGGACCTGGCCATCGAAGGCGTGTTCTGCGGTCTGGTGAGGCAAGGGTGA
- a CDS encoding error-prone DNA polymerase, giving the protein MSVDYAELHCLSNFSFQRGASSALELFQRAKKQGYQALAITDECTLAGIVRAWQAAKAVELPLIIGSEIRIEDGPKLVLLVENLEGYQTLCRLITRARRRTQKGQYQVLREDFGEPLPGLLALWVPDAVDDFEQGHWLKRAFAERLWLSVQLHRGQDDTRRLAALLTLARELRIPAVASGDVHMHARGRRALQDTMTAIRHHLPVAEAGLRLHPNGERHLRSLDALRDLYPQALLDETLAIARRCTFDLSQLRYQYPRELVPDGQTATSWLRELAEKGVRWRWEKGPKAEVLAQIDKELELIAELGYESYFLTVHDIVNFARKQHILCQGRGSAANSVVCYVLGITEIDPERSTLLFERFLSKERNEPPDIDVDFEHERREEVLQYVFQRYGRTRAALTAVVSTYHGAGAVRDVAKALGLPPDQVNALADCCGHWSDQAPPVERLREGGFDPDSPVLRRVLSLTGQLIGFPRHLSQHPGGFVISEQPLDSLVPVENAAMAERTIIQWDKDDLDAVGLLKVDILALGMLSAIRRCFDLLRRHRGRDLSLATVPAEDPQTYEMIGHADTIGVFQIESRAQMSMLPRLKPKNFYDLVIEVAIVRPGPIQGGMVHPYLRRRKGEEEVIYPSKELEAVLERTLGVPLFQEQVMQIAIVAADYSPGEADQLRRSMAAWKRHGGLEPHKERLADGMKKNGYTAEFAAQIFEQIKGFGNYGFPESHAASFALLTYASCWLKCHEPAAFACALINSWPMGFYSPDQILQDARRHHLQIRPVDVRASDWDCSLEPITGAQPAIRMGLRMIKGFREDDARRIEVARSKGAFADIADLGERARLDARTQEQLADAGALRGLAGDRHRARWEVAGVQKQLGLFAGLPSPEEPAVSLPKPTVGEDLQADYNSVGTTLGPHPLALLRGELKARRCRSSKELMDVEHGRPVSVAGLVTGRQRPGTASGVTFVTLEDEFGNVNVVVWRDLAERQRQVLVGSQLLKVDGRWEKEGEVRHLIAGRLSDLSSLLDGIHVRSRDFR; this is encoded by the coding sequence ATGAGTGTCGATTATGCCGAGCTGCACTGCCTGTCGAACTTCAGTTTCCAGCGCGGTGCTTCCAGTGCGCTTGAGCTTTTTCAACGGGCAAAAAAGCAGGGCTATCAAGCGTTGGCGATCACCGACGAATGCACCCTGGCGGGTATCGTCCGCGCTTGGCAGGCAGCCAAGGCCGTGGAATTGCCGCTGATCATCGGCAGTGAAATACGCATCGAAGACGGCCCGAAACTGGTGCTGCTGGTGGAAAATCTCGAGGGTTACCAGACCCTGTGCCGACTGATTACCCGCGCCAGACGCCGTACGCAGAAAGGCCAGTATCAGGTGCTGCGGGAGGATTTCGGCGAGCCGTTGCCGGGGCTGTTGGCGTTGTGGGTGCCGGACGCCGTCGATGACTTTGAGCAGGGCCACTGGCTGAAGCGGGCCTTCGCCGAGCGCTTGTGGCTGAGCGTTCAGTTACACCGCGGGCAGGACGACACCCGGCGACTGGCGGCGCTGCTGACCCTGGCGCGGGAACTGCGAATCCCTGCGGTGGCCAGCGGCGATGTGCACATGCACGCTCGCGGCCGGCGTGCCTTGCAGGACACCATGACCGCGATCCGCCATCACCTGCCGGTGGCCGAGGCCGGGTTGCGTCTGCACCCTAACGGCGAACGGCATTTGCGCAGTCTCGACGCCTTGCGCGATCTCTATCCGCAGGCACTGCTCGACGAAACGCTGGCCATCGCCCGGCGCTGCACGTTCGACCTCAGTCAGTTGCGTTATCAATATCCCCGGGAGCTGGTGCCTGACGGTCAAACGGCCACGTCCTGGCTGCGGGAATTGGCAGAGAAGGGTGTTCGGTGGCGCTGGGAAAAAGGTCCTAAAGCCGAGGTGTTGGCGCAGATCGACAAGGAACTGGAGCTGATTGCCGAGCTGGGGTACGAAAGCTACTTCCTGACGGTTCACGACATTGTGAATTTTGCCCGCAAGCAACACATTCTCTGTCAGGGGCGCGGTTCTGCCGCCAACTCGGTGGTGTGCTACGTGCTGGGTATCACGGAGATTGACCCGGAGCGGAGCACGTTGCTGTTCGAGCGTTTCCTCTCCAAAGAGCGCAATGAGCCGCCAGACATTGATGTGGATTTCGAACACGAGCGGCGTGAAGAAGTCCTGCAGTACGTGTTTCAGCGTTATGGCCGGACCCGTGCGGCGCTGACGGCGGTGGTCAGTACTTACCACGGTGCCGGCGCGGTCCGCGATGTGGCCAAGGCACTGGGTTTGCCGCCGGATCAGGTCAACGCCCTGGCCGACTGTTGCGGCCACTGGAGTGATCAGGCGCCGCCCGTCGAGCGCCTGCGTGAAGGGGGGTTCGATCCCGATAGCCCGGTGTTGCGCCGGGTGCTGAGCCTGACGGGACAGTTGATCGGTTTCCCCCGGCACCTGTCCCAGCACCCTGGCGGTTTCGTGATTTCCGAACAACCCCTGGATAGCCTGGTGCCGGTGGAAAACGCCGCCATGGCCGAGCGCACCATCATCCAGTGGGACAAGGACGATCTGGACGCGGTCGGGTTGCTCAAGGTCGATATCCTCGCGTTGGGCATGCTCAGCGCGATTCGTCGTTGTTTCGACCTGCTGCGTCGGCACCGTGGCCGTGACCTGAGTCTGGCGACGGTGCCGGCCGAAGACCCGCAAACCTATGAAATGATTGGCCATGCAGACACCATCGGGGTGTTCCAGATCGAATCCCGGGCACAGATGTCGATGTTGCCGAGGCTCAAGCCCAAGAATTTCTACGACCTGGTGATCGAAGTGGCGATCGTTCGTCCGGGGCCGATTCAGGGCGGGATGGTGCATCCCTATCTGCGGCGGCGTAAGGGCGAAGAAGAGGTGATCTACCCGTCGAAAGAACTCGAAGCGGTGCTGGAGCGTACGTTGGGCGTGCCGCTGTTCCAGGAACAGGTGATGCAGATTGCGATTGTCGCCGCCGACTACAGCCCCGGCGAGGCCGATCAATTGCGCCGTTCCATGGCCGCCTGGAAGCGCCACGGCGGACTGGAGCCGCACAAGGAACGTCTGGCGGACGGAATGAAGAAAAACGGCTACACGGCGGAGTTCGCCGCGCAGATTTTCGAGCAGATCAAAGGCTTCGGCAATTACGGCTTTCCCGAATCCCACGCCGCCAGTTTCGCCTTGCTGACTTATGCCAGTTGCTGGTTGAAATGCCACGAGCCGGCGGCCTTCGCCTGTGCGTTGATCAACAGCTGGCCCATGGGTTTCTACAGCCCGGACCAGATTCTTCAGGACGCCCGCCGGCATCATTTGCAGATTCGCCCGGTGGACGTGCGGGCCAGTGACTGGGATTGCAGCCTGGAACCGATCACCGGCGCGCAGCCGGCCATTCGCATGGGGTTGCGGATGATCAAAGGCTTTCGCGAGGATGATGCCAGGCGTATTGAAGTCGCCCGGTCGAAAGGGGCGTTTGCCGACATCGCCGACCTCGGCGAACGGGCGCGACTCGATGCCCGCACCCAGGAGCAACTGGCCGATGCCGGTGCGTTGCGCGGGCTGGCCGGTGATCGGCATCGGGCGCGCTGGGAGGTGGCGGGGGTGCAGAAACAGCTCGGCTTGTTTGCCGGTTTGCCGAGCCCGGAAGAGCCAGCGGTGTCTCTGCCCAAACCCACCGTGGGCGAGGACCTGCAAGCCGATTACAACAGTGTCGGCACCACCCTCGGTCCGCATCCGCTGGCATTGCTGCGGGGTGAATTGAAAGCCCGGCGTTGCCGCAGTTCGAAAGAACTTATGGATGTCGAGCACGGCCGACCGGTCAGCGTTGCCGGGCTGGTCACCGGCCGGCAACGCCCAGGCACCGCCAGCGGCGTGACCTTCGTGACGCTTGAAGACGAGTTCGGCAACGTCAATGTGGTGGTCTGGCGCGACCTGGCCGAACGGCAACGGCAGGTATTGGTTGGCTCGCAATTGCTCAAGGTCGATGGGCGCTGGGAAAAGGAAGGCGAGGTGCGGCACCTGATTGCCGGGCGCTTGAGCGACCTGAGTTCATTGCTCGACGGCATCCATGTGCGCAGCCGGGATTTCCGCTGA
- a CDS encoding Gfo/Idh/MocA family protein — protein MNVVRWGMIGCGSVTERKSGPAFYKAPGSALVAVMGRRLEAVADYAARHGIARVYTDADALINDPEVDAVYIATPPDSHHAYSLQVAAAGKHCCVEKPMSLNAGQSREMQKAFVEAGLHLFVSYYRRSLPRFQQVRQWLGEGRIGDVRHLTWTLTKAPSSSDLGGTDNWRTDPAIAGGGYFADLASHGFDLFQYLLGDIVEVSGFTAHQAGLYAAEDAVSASWRFASGALGMGCWNFVADRREDRVEVIGSQGRISFSVFDEHPVQLEADEHLSLHIEHHEHIQWHHVLGMNAHIRGEAQHPALAEQALKTDWVMDQILKRG, from the coding sequence ATGAACGTGGTGCGCTGGGGCATGATTGGGTGCGGCAGTGTGACCGAGCGCAAGAGCGGGCCGGCGTTCTACAAGGCGCCCGGCTCGGCGCTGGTGGCGGTGATGGGTCGGCGTCTGGAGGCGGTGGCCGATTACGCCGCGCGCCATGGCATTGCCCGGGTCTACACCGACGCTGACGCATTGATCAATGATCCCGAGGTGGACGCGGTGTACATCGCCACGCCACCCGACAGCCATCATGCTTACAGCCTGCAAGTGGCTGCCGCCGGCAAACATTGCTGCGTCGAAAAACCGATGTCGCTGAACGCCGGGCAAAGCCGTGAGATGCAAAAGGCCTTTGTCGAAGCCGGGCTGCATCTGTTCGTTTCCTATTACCGACGTTCATTGCCGCGCTTCCAGCAAGTGCGGCAATGGCTTGGGGAGGGGCGGATCGGCGATGTCCGACACCTCACCTGGACACTGACCAAAGCGCCTTCATCGAGCGATCTTGGCGGCACCGATAACTGGCGCACTGATCCGGCGATCGCTGGCGGTGGTTACTTCGCCGACCTCGCCAGCCACGGCTTCGACCTGTTCCAGTACTTGCTGGGTGACATCGTTGAAGTTTCCGGTTTCACCGCGCATCAGGCTGGCCTCTATGCCGCCGAAGACGCCGTTAGCGCCAGTTGGCGCTTTGCCTCCGGGGCGTTGGGCATGGGCTGCTGGAATTTCGTGGCAGACCGTCGCGAGGACCGGGTCGAGGTGATCGGCAGCCAAGGCCGGATCAGCTTTTCGGTGTTCGACGAACACCCGGTACAGCTTGAAGCCGATGAACACCTCAGCCTGCACATCGAACATCACGAACACATCCAGTGGCACCACGTGCTGGGCATGAACGCCCACATCCGTGGCGAAGCGCAGCACCCGGCATTGGCTGAGCAAGCGTTGAAGACCGATTGGGTGATGGACCAGATCCTCAAGCGCGGCTGA
- a CDS encoding Dyp-type peroxidase, with the protein MSYYQPGILATPVPPQARHMFFALESAEALPAALDNLMRLVDGKSAVVGFGESLVKALHAQIDGLRAFPALVGVGVDNPSTQHALWCWLHGVDRGELLNRSHAIEAALAPALRLVQMNETFRHMTGHDLTGYEDGTENPHAEAAVAAALLSEGADGLVGGSFAAIQQWQHDLKGFHAMPSHEKDNIMGRRLSDNEELDDAPISAHVKRTAQESFTPEAFVVRRSMPWIEGDDAGLMFLAFGFSLDAFESQLRRMSGLEDGITDGLYRISRPITGGYYWCPPLKDGRLDLRALRIG; encoded by the coding sequence ATGAGTTATTACCAGCCGGGCATTCTCGCCACCCCTGTTCCGCCTCAAGCTCGTCATATGTTCTTCGCCCTTGAATCCGCCGAGGCACTGCCGGCTGCGCTGGATAACCTGATGCGCCTGGTGGACGGAAAGTCGGCGGTCGTCGGCTTCGGTGAATCCCTGGTCAAAGCGCTGCACGCGCAGATCGACGGGCTGCGCGCTTTTCCTGCGCTGGTCGGTGTCGGCGTCGACAATCCGTCGACCCAACACGCGCTCTGGTGCTGGCTGCACGGTGTTGACCGTGGCGAACTGCTCAATCGCAGCCATGCGATTGAAGCCGCGCTGGCACCGGCCCTGCGTCTGGTGCAGATGAACGAAACCTTCCGCCACATGACCGGCCACGACCTGACCGGTTACGAAGACGGCACCGAAAACCCTCACGCCGAAGCCGCTGTAGCGGCCGCATTGCTGAGCGAAGGCGCGGACGGTCTGGTCGGTGGCAGCTTCGCCGCGATCCAACAGTGGCAGCATGATTTGAAAGGCTTCCACGCGATGCCATCCCATGAGAAAGACAACATCATGGGCCGTCGCCTGAGCGACAACGAAGAACTCGACGACGCGCCGATCTCCGCCCACGTCAAACGCACCGCCCAGGAAAGCTTCACACCCGAAGCCTTCGTGGTCCGTCGCTCGATGCCGTGGATCGAAGGCGATGACGCCGGCCTGATGTTCCTGGCCTTCGGTTTTTCCCTCGATGCATTCGAATCCCAGCTGCGGCGCATGAGCGGTCTGGAAGACGGCATCACCGACGGTCTGTATCGCATCAGCCGACCGATCACTGGCGGCTACTACTGGTGCCCACCGCTCAAGGACGGTCGCCTCGACCTGCGCGCATTGCGCATCGGCTAA
- the imuA gene encoding translesion DNA synthesis-associated protein ImuA: MGAVVALDTLFNGGQVWKGRPAPPAVSPQPTGHAALDAALPTGGWPEAALTEILLAGQGVGELQLVWPALARLSAAGERIVLVAPPYVPYPQAWQNAGVDLRQLSIIQASERDALWAAEQCLRSGSCGAVLCWPHKADDRALRRLQVAAEAGQTLAFAYRSLSEAINPSPAALRIAIDAKPAQLRVLKCRGGLARSAPIAFAVGH; the protein is encoded by the coding sequence ATGGGCGCCGTCGTTGCGTTGGATACGCTGTTCAATGGCGGCCAGGTCTGGAAGGGCCGGCCTGCGCCACCGGCCGTCAGCCCGCAACCCACCGGGCATGCGGCGCTGGATGCGGCATTACCCACTGGCGGCTGGCCGGAAGCGGCGCTGACTGAAATCCTGTTGGCCGGGCAGGGCGTGGGTGAGTTGCAACTGGTGTGGCCGGCGCTGGCGCGGCTGTCGGCGGCAGGTGAGCGCATCGTGCTGGTGGCGCCGCCTTACGTGCCGTATCCCCAGGCCTGGCAGAACGCCGGGGTCGATTTGCGGCAACTGTCGATCATCCAGGCCAGTGAGCGCGATGCGCTGTGGGCGGCGGAGCAATGCCTGCGTTCGGGCAGTTGCGGGGCGGTGTTGTGCTGGCCGCACAAAGCCGACGATCGAGCGTTGCGACGTTTGCAGGTGGCGGCGGAAGCCGGTCAGACCCTGGCGTTCGCCTATCGCTCGCTCAGTGAAGCCATCAACCCGTCGCCAGCGGCCCTGCGCATCGCCATCGACGCCAAACCTGCGCAATTGCGGGTGCTCAAGTGTCGGGGCGGGCTGGCCCGTTCGGCGCCGATTGCCTTTGCCGTCGGGCATTGA
- a CDS encoding NADP-dependent glyceraldehyde-3-phosphate dehydrogenase has protein sequence MTTAQILGNLFPTADNVPEKYRLNGQTEQREYLVDGELRTWSGPLAQVRSPVYLSGANGDEQVILGSTPLLDADTALTALDAAVRAYDRGQGLWPTMRVAERIQHVEIFLARMREQREAVVKLLMWEIGKNLKDSEKEFDRTCDYIVDTVNALKELDRRSSRFELEQDTLGQIRRVPLGVALCMGPYNYPLNETFTTLIPALIMGNTVVFKPAKLGVLLIRPLLEAFRDSFPAGVINVIYGSGRETVSALMASGKIDIFAFIGTNKAASDLKKLHPRPHRLRAALGLDAKNPGIVLPEVDLDNAVNEAVTGSLSFNGQRCTALKILFVHEDVVEAFIEKFNAKLASLKPGMPWDSGVALTPLPESGKVDYLHTLVADAVSKGAAVVNPNGGESRASFFYPAVLYPVTPQMRVYQEEQFGPVVPIVPYRHLDTVIDYVLESDFGQQLSIFGTNPVAVGRLVDTFANQVGRINLNAQCQRGPDTYPFNGRKNSAEGTLSVHDALRVFSIRTLVATKFQESSKELLSEIISGRNSSFLTTDYIF, from the coding sequence ATGACCACAGCACAGATCCTTGGCAACCTGTTTCCCACCGCCGACAACGTCCCGGAAAAGTACCGCCTCAACGGCCAGACCGAACAGCGCGAATACCTGGTCGATGGCGAACTGAGAACCTGGTCCGGGCCCCTCGCCCAAGTCCGTAGCCCGGTGTACCTGAGCGGCGCGAATGGCGATGAACAAGTAATCCTCGGCAGCACGCCGCTGCTCGATGCTGATACCGCACTGACCGCGCTCGACGCCGCCGTCCGCGCCTATGATCGGGGCCAGGGCCTGTGGCCGACCATGCGCGTGGCCGAGCGCATCCAACACGTCGAAATCTTCCTGGCTCGCATGCGCGAACAGCGCGAGGCGGTGGTCAAGTTGCTGATGTGGGAGATCGGCAAGAACCTCAAGGACTCGGAAAAAGAGTTCGACCGCACCTGCGACTACATCGTCGACACCGTCAACGCCCTCAAGGAACTCGACCGCCGCTCCAGCCGCTTCGAACTGGAACAGGACACCCTCGGCCAGATCCGCCGCGTTCCGCTGGGCGTGGCGTTGTGCATGGGGCCTTACAATTACCCGCTGAACGAAACCTTCACCACGCTGATACCGGCGCTGATCATGGGCAACACCGTGGTGTTCAAACCGGCCAAGCTCGGCGTGCTATTGATTCGCCCGCTGCTGGAGGCATTCCGCGACAGCTTCCCGGCCGGGGTCATCAACGTCATTTACGGCAGCGGCCGCGAGACTGTCAGCGCACTGATGGCCAGCGGCAAGATCGATATCTTTGCGTTTATCGGCACCAACAAGGCCGCCAGCGACCTGAAAAAACTCCACCCAAGGCCTCACCGCCTGCGCGCGGCGCTGGGCCTGGATGCGAAGAACCCCGGCATCGTTCTGCCGGAGGTCGATCTGGACAACGCGGTCAATGAAGCCGTTACCGGTTCCCTGTCGTTCAACGGCCAGCGCTGCACCGCGCTGAAAATCCTCTTCGTCCACGAAGACGTGGTCGAGGCGTTCATCGAGAAATTCAACGCCAAACTCGCCAGCCTCAAACCCGGTATGCCGTGGGACAGTGGCGTGGCCCTGACGCCATTGCCGGAATCAGGCAAGGTCGATTACCTGCACACGCTGGTGGCGGACGCGGTCAGCAAAGGTGCAGCCGTGGTCAACCCCAACGGCGGTGAATCCCGCGCATCGTTCTTCTACCCGGCCGTGTTGTACCCGGTGACACCGCAGATGCGCGTCTATCAGGAAGAACAGTTCGGCCCGGTCGTGCCGATCGTGCCTTACCGTCATCTGGACACCGTGATCGATTACGTCCTGGAATCCGACTTCGGCCAGCAACTGAGCATCTTCGGCACCAACCCGGTAGCAGTCGGCAGGCTCGTGGACACGTTCGCCAACCAGGTCGGCCGGATCAACCTCAACGCCCAGTGCCAGCGCGGTCCGGACACCTATCCGTTCAACGGCCGCAAGAACTCCGCCGAGGGCACGCTGTCGGTGCATGATGCGTTGCGGGTGTTTTCGATTCGGACACTGGTGGCGACCAAATTCCAGGAGAGCAGCAAAGAGCTTCTCAGCGAGATCATCAGCGGACGCAACTCGAGCTTCCTGACCACCGACTACATCTTCTGA
- a CDS encoding DMT family transporter has translation MDKTLRHGSFEMTAAMLISGTIGWFVLVSGQPVLDVVFWRCVFGAATLLLICAAFGFLRPGILTSTTFLLAVLSGVAIVGNWVLLFASYSRASIAIGTAVYNVQPFMLVGLAALFLGEKITLQKLFWLGISFLGMLAIVSAHGEQGEGGNDYLMGVALALGAAFLYAIAALIIKRLTGTPPHLIALIQVCTGVLLLAPFAHFSAMPQTPDAWASLVTLGIVHTGLMYVLLYGAIQKLPTALTGALSFIYPIAAIFVDWFAFGHRLELLQWIGVAAILLAAAGMQQGWSLKLRRVATQ, from the coding sequence ATGGACAAAACACTACGTCACGGCTCATTCGAAATGACCGCCGCCATGCTCATTTCCGGGACCATTGGTTGGTTCGTGCTGGTCTCCGGGCAACCGGTGCTGGACGTGGTGTTCTGGCGCTGCGTGTTCGGTGCCGCCACCTTATTGCTGATCTGCGCGGCGTTCGGCTTTCTGCGCCCCGGCATTTTGACATCCACCACTTTCTTGCTAGCCGTACTGAGCGGTGTGGCGATTGTCGGTAACTGGGTGCTGTTATTCGCGTCCTACTCCCGCGCCTCGATTGCCATTGGCACGGCGGTTTATAACGTCCAGCCATTCATGCTGGTCGGGTTGGCCGCGCTGTTTCTGGGAGAGAAGATCACCCTGCAGAAACTGTTCTGGCTGGGCATTTCGTTTCTCGGAATGCTGGCGATTGTCAGCGCGCATGGTGAGCAGGGCGAGGGCGGCAACGATTACCTGATGGGGGTTGCTCTGGCGCTGGGGGCTGCCTTTCTGTACGCGATTGCCGCGCTGATCATCAAACGCCTGACCGGCACGCCACCGCATCTGATCGCGTTGATCCAGGTTTGCACCGGCGTGCTGTTGCTCGCGCCTTTTGCACATTTCTCGGCGATGCCGCAAACGCCCGATGCCTGGGCCAGTCTGGTGACCCTGGGCATCGTGCATACCGGTTTGATGTATGTGCTGCTCTACGGTGCGATTCAAAAACTGCCGACAGCGCTCACCGGCGCGCTGTCGTTCATCTACCCGATTGCGGCAATTTTCGTTGACTGGTTCGCCTTCGGCCATCGCCTGGAGCTGCTGCAGTGGATCGGTGTCGCCGCGATTCTGTTGGCCGCCGCCGGGATGCAACAGGGCTGGAGCCTGAAGCTTCGTCGGGTGGCGACGCAATAA
- a CDS encoding Y-family DNA polymerase: protein MRWVCILFPQLALDAVLRQRPDPDEPLALLTGPAQRRVLQAVNGSARALGLRPGQSMTAAQALSKGFVTAEYDAAEIEHWQQFLAAWAYRFSSQVSVHYPRAVVFEIESSLGLFGPWPQFEARLRAELGELGFRHRIVAAPNPVAARVLANVYDGLVVPDNEALQHHLGQLPVDRIALEPSVATALSRMGLRTLSQVQALPRHSLARRFEAQVLKHLDTLFGERRLALAFYLPPDRFDVRIELNFDVQSHQALLFPLRRLTGDLAAFLCGRDSGVQRFDLHLEHAGLPDTLIKVGLLSAERDPAMLFELARGRLEQVQVEAPVRGFRLRAEDLPTFVPQYQELFDDRPQQSLPWEQLRERLRARLGDDAVQGLRFQADHRPECAWQASVDSQACGGLPAVQRPGWLLTEPQAVHEGSTRILMGPERIESGWWDGDDVRRDYYLIETRSGQQGWAYRAVGEDGPLWLQGWFA, encoded by the coding sequence ATGCGCTGGGTTTGCATTCTCTTCCCGCAATTGGCGCTGGACGCGGTACTGCGTCAGCGCCCCGACCCCGATGAGCCGCTGGCGCTGCTGACCGGTCCGGCCCAGCGTCGGGTACTGCAGGCGGTCAACGGTTCGGCGCGGGCGTTGGGCTTGCGGCCCGGCCAGTCGATGACCGCCGCCCAGGCCCTGAGCAAAGGGTTTGTCACTGCCGAATACGATGCCGCCGAGATTGAACACTGGCAGCAGTTCCTGGCTGCCTGGGCCTATCGGTTCAGCTCTCAGGTTAGCGTGCATTACCCGCGCGCCGTGGTGTTTGAAATCGAATCCAGCCTGGGCTTGTTCGGGCCCTGGCCGCAGTTCGAGGCGCGATTGCGGGCGGAACTCGGCGAGCTGGGGTTTCGTCACCGGATTGTTGCCGCGCCCAACCCGGTGGCGGCGCGGGTGCTGGCCAACGTTTATGACGGTCTGGTGGTGCCGGACAATGAAGCCTTGCAGCACCACCTCGGGCAGTTGCCCGTCGACCGGATCGCGCTGGAGCCAAGCGTTGCCACGGCACTGTCGCGCATGGGGCTGCGCACCTTGAGTCAGGTGCAGGCGCTGCCGCGACATAGCCTGGCCCGGCGTTTCGAAGCTCAGGTGCTCAAGCATCTGGACACCCTGTTCGGCGAGCGACGGTTGGCGCTGGCGTTCTACCTGCCGCCGGACCGTTTCGATGTGCGCATCGAGCTTAATTTCGATGTGCAGTCCCATCAGGCATTGCTGTTTCCGTTGCGCAGGCTGACCGGCGATCTGGCGGCGTTCCTCTGCGGCCGGGACAGCGGTGTGCAGCGTTTTGACCTGCACCTGGAACACGCCGGGTTGCCAGACACGCTGATCAAGGTCGGCCTGCTCAGTGCCGAGCGCGATCCGGCGATGCTGTTCGAGCTGGCCCGGGGGCGCCTGGAACAGGTTCAGGTCGAGGCGCCGGTGCGCGGTTTTCGTCTGCGCGCTGAAGACTTGCCGACCTTCGTGCCCCAGTACCAGGAACTGTTCGATGATCGTCCGCAGCAGTCCTTGCCCTGGGAGCAACTGCGCGAACGCTTGCGCGCGCGATTGGGAGATGACGCGGTGCAAGGCTTGCGGTTCCAGGCCGATCACCGGCCGGAATGCGCGTGGCAGGCCAGTGTCGACAGCCAGGCCTGCGGGGGGCTGCCTGCCGTGCAACGTCCGGGCTGGTTGCTGACGGAACCGCAGGCAGTACACGAAGGTTCGACGCGCATCCTCATGGGGCCGGAACGCATCGAGTCGGGCTGGTGGGACGGCGACGACGTGCGCCGCGATTATTACCTGATCGAAACCCGTTCCGGCCAGCAGGGCTGGGCCTATCGGGCAGTGGGTGAAGACGGTCCGTTGTGGCTGCAAGGCTGGTTCGCATGA